AACAGACGGCACATTTATGCAATAGGCGATATCGCCGGCCGATACCAATTTACACACATGAGCGAGCACATGGCTAAAGTGGCCGTGACCAATATGCTCCTGAAAGTGCCGATGAAAATCGACATGAAACATGTACCCTGGGTGACCTATACCGACCCGGAGCTCGGCCATGTCGGCGCAACCCAAAAAGAGCTGAAGGAAAAAGGCATCAACTACGAAGTCTATGCCTTCCCCTATACCAAAGTAGACCGGGCCGTTACGGAAAGCGAAACAACCGGAATGATCAAGGTCTACGCCAAAAAGTTCAACGGCAAAATCCTGGGTGTTGATGTATTGGGCACAAGCGCCGGCGAACTCATCAGCGAATACGGTCTTGCTATGCGAAATGGACTAACACTCCGGCACATGGCAGATACCATCCACGCCTATCCAACCTACGGCCTCGGGGCCCGACGCGCAGCGGATCAGTGGTACGTGCGCAAACAGTCTGCCGGCCTGGTGAAATTCCTGAAGTTCATCTTCCGCTACCGTGGCCCTGTGAATGAGTATGTGCCAGGGACGATTGTGTAGCCTGTTTTTTTGTAGAACACAAAAGGCCCGCGCTTGAAACGCGGGCCTTTTCGTATTTAGTTCATTTCTACGCTTAGCCTCTCGGCCGCAGTGGTCGCATCATCAATTCGGAAATCAAGTAATTGTCTGGCGCTTCCAATACATGAACCAATGTGCGGGCAATGTCGATAGACTGCATCGGATTAGGGGCACCTGTTGTGCCGGCAACTGAGCCAAACTCTGTTGCAATAGAACCCGGGTACATGCAGGTTACTTTTACACCATCATTACGCACCTCTTTCATGAGGGCTTCGCTGAAGCCGCGGAGTCCAAATTTGGTGGCATTGTACCCTGTAAGGTTTGGATTACCCACAAGGCCGGCAACCGACGCAATATTTACAATGTGGCCGCCAAATCCTGATGCTTCATTCTGCGCTTTCATTGCTGGCAGTACTGCTTTCGAAAAGAGGAATACGCCACGCAGGTTTGTATCCATCTGCACATCCCACTGCTCGAGGCTCATTTCACCGATAGGGCCAAACTGCCCAAGGCCGGCGTTGTTAACAAGCACATCGATACGCCCCTGCTCGTCCATTACCTGTTGGATGGCCGCAGCAACCTGCTCAGGTTCACGTACATCTCCACCAACCGGATGAAAATGATCACCTAGCTCTGCTTGCAATGCTTCAAGTTTTGCAACCCGGCGCGCTGTACCATATACATGCACCCCTTTACCAACCAACGCGCGCGCAAAATCAGCCCCAAGGCCGGCGCTGGCTCCTGTAACAATTGCAACTTTATCCTTAAGAGTCATACTTGTTTGGATGTATTTATGAATCGTTTTTAATTGCCTACGGTGTAAATTGGCTACACCATTTATTGCTGCTTGCTATACCGCTCGTTGTTTATGCAGTGGGCTACATAAAACCAAGAGAGGGTAACGCAGTTAGACGGGTTTTATTCCTCAGTTACATCTTGTTAACAGACCAGTGCCTGGGCATAGCCTGTCGCGCACCGTACAGTCATTTGTCATGGAGCACCTCGAACAGCCTCCCGCTGAAATAATACGCCTGCTTACCCCGTTTCTTTCTACGGAACGGATGGCCCGGCTGGCAGACGTCATTTCCAGGCGAACGGATACGGTGGTCACCGTTATAGAAGGCCTTATCAACTTTGGCAACGTAAGCGCCGTTATGCGCAGCGCTGAAGCCCTCGGTTTCCATAAGTTTCACATCATTGAGGGAGATGCTGCATTCAAAAACTCCCAGCGCACAAGTCAGGGTGCAGACAAATGGCTGGACGTTTCCAAATGGTCCACTCCTGCAGCCTGTATCCCCACCCTGCAAGCGCAGGGATACAACGTAGTTGCAACCCATCTTGATGAGACAGCAGTGAACATCGACGAAATTGATTTCACCAAACCTACCGCCCTGGTATTTGGCAATGAGGCCGATGGCGTAAGCGACGCACTACTTGAACTTGCGGATCAACGGTGCATCATTCCAATGGCGGGATTTGTGCAGAGCTTCAACATTTCGGTGGCAGCAGCAGTTGCGCTCTACCATGCATACCATGACCGCATGAGCCGGCAAGGCTTCCACGGCGACCTCGGCGAAGCAGCGCAGGAAGCACTCCTGGCTTCGTATTGCTACAGGAGCGTCAATCACGCAGATGATATCCTCCTTAAAATCAGGGAAGGCTAGCAGATTTCAGCTTTATCACACCCCACTGTACGCCCTTATTATTTACAGGGATTGCAAATTATTTACCATTTCTGGAGCCATAACCGATACTTGCGCGTAATAACGAGGCTAATCACTCATACCTGACACTGTTTCCATGAAACTGGAACGCATCCAAACCGTCCAGCGCCTGCCCATCCAAATCGAAGAGGCCTGGGACTTTTTCACAAGCCCGAAAAATCTCCGGTTAACCACGCCGCACTGGCTTGACCTGCGCCTGAATACAGAGCCCCCCGAGTATTTACACCCAGGCATGATCGTAAGCGCCACTATCCGGCCGTTTCCCGTGATAACAAGTAGCTGGATTTCTGAGCTGACACATATACGTCCGCCGCAGTTTTATATCACAGAGCAGCGCGTCGGCCCGTTTAAAATGTGGCACCACGAGCATCATTTCAGATCGATCGACGGGGGGGTTGAGGTAGAAGACATTATCCTGTACGGCATGCGTTATGGCATGCTTGGTGCTTTTTTCCATAATGTATACGTACGAAAGAAACTGCACGAGGCCTTCTCGTTTCGAGCACAGGCCCTTGAGCAACGTTTTGGTTCGCTCACGAAGCCGCGTCCAAAAGAAGTTGCTAAACCAACCATTTCGGATGTTTTCGAGCAGCAAAGACCACAACCTGTTCAACAACAGCCGCAAAAGCCGCAGCCCAAGCGATATCCTTCTCTGCAGCCGCCAGACGAACAAGTACCCAATCTTCGCCCCAAGCAGCCGGCCCAACAAACCCCAAATCTTCGTCCGAAACCACCGGTACAGCAGCCGCCCAAACCTCAGCCTGCCGCAAATAAGCCGCGCCCAGCGCCAAAACCTGACCAGCAGGCCGGCGCAAAACCGGGACAGCAGCCAGGCAAACCTG
The sequence above is a segment of the Bacteroidota bacterium genome. Coding sequences within it:
- a CDS encoding SDR family NAD(P)-dependent oxidoreductase; amino-acid sequence: MTLKDKVAIVTGASAGLGADFARALVGKGVHVYGTARRVAKLEALQAELGDHFHPVGGDVREPEQVAAAIQQVMDEQGRIDVLVNNAGLGQFGPIGEMSLEQWDVQMDTNLRGVFLFSKAVLPAMKAQNEASGFGGHIVNIASVAGLVGNPNLTGYNATKFGLRGFSEALMKEVRNDGVKVTCMYPGSIATEFGSVAGTTGAPNPMQSIDIARTLVHVLEAPDNYLISELMMRPLRPRG
- a CDS encoding RNA methyltransferase, whose product is MEHLEQPPAEIIRLLTPFLSTERMARLADVISRRTDTVVTVIEGLINFGNVSAVMRSAEALGFHKFHIIEGDAAFKNSQRTSQGADKWLDVSKWSTPAACIPTLQAQGYNVVATHLDETAVNIDEIDFTKPTALVFGNEADGVSDALLELADQRCIIPMAGFVQSFNISVAAAVALYHAYHDRMSRQGFHGDLGEAAQEALLASYCYRSVNHADDILLKIREG
- a CDS encoding SRPBCC family protein gives rise to the protein MKLERIQTVQRLPIQIEEAWDFFTSPKNLRLTTPHWLDLRLNTEPPEYLHPGMIVSATIRPFPVITSSWISELTHIRPPQFYITEQRVGPFKMWHHEHHFRSIDGGVEVEDIILYGMRYGMLGAFFHNVYVRKKLHEAFSFRAQALEQRFGSLTKPRPKEVAKPTISDVFEQQRPQPVQQQPQKPQPKRYPSLQPPDEQVPNLRPKQPAQQTPNLRPKPPVQQPPKPQPAANKPRPAPKPDQQAGAKPGQQPGKPVPQKVTLDDIFRGTED